Part of the Gracilinanus agilis isolate LMUSP501 unplaced genomic scaffold, AgileGrace unplaced_scaffold5369, whole genome shotgun sequence genome, TTATGAGTTCTTTTTGATATGAACAATTTAGTTTTCCACTCTTTAAGAAAAGACTAAAGATTACCtaaatgtctattttttctttaaaaataaaagctcaaAGTTTTatcaattcaattttttatttgctttcaattttgttaattgcCCTTCTgatttctgaatttctactctGGTGTTTAGTTGAGGGAGGGGGGTGGAATTGTTGCTTTTCTAGTCTCTAGTCACAtgctaaattcatttattttcttccttcctctcttttgtgAATGAAAGCATTTCGATATACACATTTCCCCCCAAGTACTGCTTTACTTGCATCCCAGAAGTTTTGGCATgtttctcattgtcattttctttgatggaattttcttttgtttctatgatttgttcttcgaCCTACCatttctttaggattaaattatttagtctgattcattttcatcttttgttgaATAGCACTTTACTGAATGCGGTTTTTACTGTATTAGTCAGGTTATGATGTATTTAATTTTGGCAAAAGCATGGCACATGGCTGAAGAATATGTaaactccttcctcttcccattcAGTAATAACAGAGATCTCTTATGTTGATGGTAAGCCTTTGACCCACTAATGGCTACATTCTGTCCTGAATCCATCTAATTATGATCGTATGGTCCACCTTTCCCCATCTTATCCACAAGTATAATGGTCAATAATATCACGAGAGACTCTGGCAAATGCCCTGCCATATAAAGTCTAGGGAGGCTGGAGTCACAGCATTCCCTGCTCCACCAGTTTGGTAACAAGGAGGGAAAGAATCCTAGTATAGACCCTGTTTGAAGCTGAAGGTCAGGCTTCCTGTGGGCTGGCACAGCGCCTTACCTAGACTGGCATAGATATGGCTGAGGATTCGGGCTGGCTGTACTCTGATGGGGTACACTTCGGCAATAGTCTCCGCATCAATTCCATTGTCCTTCAGGATGGCCTTGATGTCTTCCGTCTCAGCTAGAATGGACACTATAGGGACAAAAAAAGACCATTCGGCAAAGAGTGTTTTCTTCTTAAAGGTGATCTGGAAGCATTTACTCTCTCTTCTACATCAGGGGACAGTTATCATGCCTATCCTCCCACAATCCCTCCACCAAACTGGCATTTGCCTTGTCTGCCTGATGGGAGTAAGGAAGAACCTCAGAAACCCTGGAATAcgcatttttcttcttatttatttatatttgctcCTGGTGTGTAATAGGGAGTTTACCGATTGAGGAGGTTGGTGGTgaaatgttttaggaaaatcactttgatggcaGAATGGGGGGACTGGAGCAGGAAGAGACTCAAGGTAGGCAGGCCTAAGGCAGAGGTgaggtagagaggagagaggactagatttaaaactaggaagaccaggattcaaatcccacctcggatgcttcctagctgtctgGCCATAAGCAAGTTGCCTTGCCTTGCTCAGCCCTtcatgtcctcatctataaaatgggggtgatgagaaggtcaaataagataatacacaGAAAACTTTTGACAAGCTTTCCCATGCTGTTGCTGATACACATAACCATTTGGAAGGTTTCTGCCTCTACAAGTCCTTACACTCGCTTACCTTGAACCACAACGTCCGGCTTGGGGACAGTTGAAAACCTACGATTGAGAGGATCGATTTCCCCAGGTGCTAAAAACCCCTAAGAAAAAAGCAGACATAAACCAATTACCAACTCTCCCAACTGTCACCAGCTGATGGGGCCAAGCTCGCATTGCCC contains:
- the LOC123255884 gene encoding phosphorylase b kinase regulatory subunit alpha, skeletal muscle isoform-like — translated: VQEYREALEGVLIKGKNGVHLLPELYSVPPEKVDEEYQHPHTVDRVPMGKLPHMWGQSLYILGNLMTEGFLAPGEIDPLNRRFSTVPKPDVVVQVSILAETEDIKAILKDNGIDAETIAEVYPIRVQPARILSHIYASL